A genomic stretch from Orcinus orca chromosome 14, mOrcOrc1.1, whole genome shotgun sequence includes:
- the GDF10 gene encoding growth/differentiation factor 10 — MARGLARTSPGPGSQLLPLLPLLLLLLQDAGGSHTAPARSAPPAAADGLAGYKNAQRSPGDAAAALGPGTQDMVAVHMLRLYEKYSRRGARPGGGNTVRSFRARLEVVNQKTLYFFNLTSMQDSEMILMATFHFYSEPRWPRAREAPCKQRAKNASCRLLPPGPPARQHLLFRSLSQNMATQGLLRGAMALLPPPRGLWRAKDISPIIKAARRDGELLLSAQLDSGEEDPGVPRPGPHAPYILIYANDLAISEPNSVAVTLQRYDPFQAGDQEPGAAPNSSADPRVRRATQAMGPLQNNELPGLDERPAHAPHAQHYHKHELWPSPFRALKPRPGRKDRRKKGQDVFMASSQVLDFDEKTMQKARRKQWDEPRVCSRRYLKVDFADIGWNEWIISPKSFDAYYCSGACEFPMPKIVRPSNHATIQSIVRAVGIVPGIPEPCCVPDKMNSLGVLFLDENRNVVLKVYPNMSVETCACR; from the exons ATGGCCCGTGGCCTCGCTCGGACCAGCCCGGGACCGGGGTCCCaactgctgccgctgctgccgctacttctgctgctgctccAGGACGCGGGCGGCAGCCACACGGCCCCCGCCCGGTCCGCCCCGCCCGCAGCGGCCGACGGCCTGGCGGGGTACAAGAACGCCCAGCGGTCTCCAGGGGACGCGGCCGCTGCGCTAGGCCCCGGCACCCAGGACATGGTCGCTGTCCACATGCTCCGGCTTTATGAGAAATACAGCCGAAGGGGCGCGCGGCCAGGAGGGGGCAACACGGTCCGCAGCTTCCGGGCCCGGCTGG AAGTGGTCAACCAGAAGACCCTGTATTTCTTCAACCTGACTTCCATGCAGGACTCAGAAATGATCCTCATGGCCACATTCCACTTCTACTCGGAGCCGCGGTGGCCCCGGGCACGCGAGGCACCATGCAAGCAGCGGGCCAAGAATGCATCCTGCCGCCTGCTGCCCCCGGGCCCGCCTGCACGCCAGCACCTGCTCTTCCGAAGCCTCTCGCAGAACATGGCCACGCAGGGGCTGCTCCGTGGGGCCATGGCCCTGCTGCCCCCGCCACGGGGCCTGTGGCGGGCCAAGGACATCTCCCCCATCATCAAGGCGGCCCGCCGGGATGGCGAGCTGCTCCTGTCCGCCCAGCTGGATTCTGGGGAGGAGGACCCGGGGGTACCCAGGCCCGGCCCCCACGCACCCTACATCCTCATCTACGCCAACGACCTGGCCATCTCAGAGCCCAACAGCGTGGCAGTGACACTGCAGAGATATGACCCCTTCCAGGCTGGGGACCAGGAGCCTGGAGCAGCCCCCAACAGCTCGGCAGACCCCCGCGTGCGCCGGGCCACGCAGGCCATGGGGCCACTGCAGAACAACGAGCTGCCGGGGCTGGACGAGAGGCCGGCACATGCCCCCCACGCCCAGCACTACCACAAGCACGAGCTGTGGCCCAGCCCCTTCCGTGCACTGAAGCCTCGGCCGGGCCGCAAGGACCGCAGGAAGAAGGGCCAGGATGTGTTCATGGCCTCCTCGCAGGTGCTGGACTTTGACGAGAAGACGATGCAGAAAGCCCGGAGGAAGCAGTGGGACGAGCCGCGGGTTTGCTCCCGGAGGTATCTGAAGGTGGACTTTGCAGACATCGGGTGGAACGAATGGATCATCTCACCCAAGTCGTTCGACGCTTACTACTGCTCAGGAGCCTGCGAGTTCCCCATGCCCAAG ATCGTCCGCCCCTCCAACCACGCCACCATCCAGAGCATCGTCAGGGCCGTGGGCATCGTCCCGGGCATCCCAGAGCCTTGCTGCGTTCCCGACAAGATGAACTCTCTTGGGGTCCTCTTCCTGGATGAGAACCGGAATGTGGTTCTGAAGGTGTACCCCAACATGTCTGTGGAGACCTGTGCCTGCCGGTAA
- the GDF2 gene encoding growth/differentiation factor 2, whose translation MCRGALWVALPVLSLLACSAQGKPLEIRGRGSAGADAHRLLGGPGGERERGTFDLRMFLENMKVDFLRSLNLSGVPSQDKTRAEPPQYMIDLYNRYTTDKTSTPASNIVRSFSMEDAISIAATEDFPFQKHILLFNISIPRHEQITRAELRLYLSCQSHVDSSHELKGNMVIYDVLDGANAWDASGGTKTFLVSQDIRDEGWENFEVSSAVKRWVRADPTKSKNKLEVTVESHRKGCDKLDISVPPSSKNLPFFVVFSNDRSNGTKETRLELREMIGHEQESVLKKLFKNGLMEAGENKDDDEEDVQSHTAVSSSSARRKRSAGANNHCQKTSLRVNFEDIGWDSWIIAPKEYDAFECKGGCFFPLADDVTPTKHAIVQTLVHLKFPMKVGKACCVPTKLSPISILYKDDMGVPTLKYHYEGMSVAECGCR comes from the exons ATGTGCCGCGGAGCGCTCTGGGTGGCCCTGCCTGTGCTCTCCCTGCTGGCCTGCTCCGCGCAGGGGAAGCCACTGGAGATCCGGGGGCGGGGGTCGGCTGGGGCAGATGCCCACCGCCTGCTAGGCGGGCCCGGAGGTGAGCGGGAGCGGGGCACCTTCGACCTGAGGATGTTCCTGGAGAACATGAAGGTGGATTTCCTGCGCAGCCTCAACCTGAGCGGGGTCCCTTCCCAGGATAAAACCCGAGCCGAGCCGCCGCAGTACATGATCGACCTGTACAACAGATACACCACCGACAAGACATCCACCCCCGCATCCAATATCGTGCGCAGCTTCAGCATGGAAG ATGCCATCTCTATAGCCGCCACAGAAGACTTCCCTTTCCAGAAACACATCTTGCTCTTCAACATCTCCATTCCCAGGCATGAGCAGATCACCAGGGCCGAGCTCCGACTCTACCTCTCCTGTCAAAGTCACGTGGACTCCTCTCACGAGCTGAAAGGAAACATGGTCATTTATGATGTTCTGGATGGAGCCAATGCCTGGGATGCTTCTGGGGGAACAAAGACCTTCCTGGTGTCTCAGGATATCCGGGACGAGGGCTGGGAGAACTTTGAGGTGTCCAGTGCTGTGAAGAGGTGGGTCCGAGCAGACCCCACTAAGAGCAAAAACAAACTGGAAGTGACAGTGGAGAGTCACAGGAAGGGCTGTGACAAGCTGGATATCAGTGTCCCCCCCAGCTCCAAAAACCTGCCATTCTTTGTCGTCTTCTCCAATGACCGCAGCAATGGCACCAAGGAGACTAGGCTGGAGCTCAGGGAGATGATCGGCCACGAGCAGGAGAGTGTGCTCAAGAAGCTGTTCAAGAACGGCCTGATGGAGGCGGGTGAGAACAAGGACGACGACGAGGAGGATGTGCAAAGCCACACGGCTGTGAGCTCGTCTTCGGCCAGGCGGAAGAGGAGTGCCGGTGCCAACAACCACTGTCAGAAGACCTCCCTGCGGGTGAACTTCGAGGACATCGGCTGGGACAGCTGGATCATTGCGCCCAAGGAGTACGATGCCTTTGAATGTAAAGGCGGCTGCTTCTTCCCCCTCGCTGACGATGTGACCCCGACGAAACACGCCATCGTGCAGACCCTGGTGCATCTCAAGTTCCCCATGAAGGTGGGCAAGGCCTGCTGTGTGCCCACCAAACTGAGCCCCATCTCCATCCTCTACAAGGATGACATGGGGGTCCCCACCCTCAAGTACCACTACGAAGGGATGAGCGTGGCCGAGTGTGGGTGCAGGTAG